CACGGCCCGGGCAGCGGTGGGCTGGCCGCCGGTAGACTCGTACTGCCCGTTGTCAAAGACGATGTGCACCAGGTTGCCCGGTTGGTAGAGCCCGATGGTGGCCAAAGTGCCCAGCTTCATCAGCAGGGCGCCGTCGCCGTCCAGCACCACCACCTGGCGGTTGGGCTGCTCCAAAGCCAGCGCCAGCCCCACCGAACCGATACAGCCCATCG
This genomic stretch from Candidatus Neomarinimicrobiota bacterium harbors:
- a CDS encoding phosphonopyruvate decarboxylase; translation: MGCIGSVGLALALEQPNRQVVVLDGDGALLMKLGTLATIGLYQPGNLVHIVFDNGQYESTGGQPTAARAVDFAGLAINSGYRKATSVASLAEFAGFLSTARTEPGPLLCHVRVQPGTQPGLARPTESPEALRDELQALIAS